The proteins below are encoded in one region of Juglans microcarpa x Juglans regia isolate MS1-56 chromosome 4D, Jm3101_v1.0, whole genome shotgun sequence:
- the LOC121260078 gene encoding uncharacterized protein LOC121260078 yields the protein MKQGESSMKSGLEKCWKKLWKLEVPRNVKNFLWKACQGVLPTRLNLYKKQAVDSPIYMVCKKEAELEVHVLWRCVAANDIWNDAASLVQKWNVNEMDFLEFWIRCTETLNEVTLSWVAVMLRKIWLRRNNFLFEGRMIERKRLVLGTNELMEEYKTAQARKQEGQQGGTSTNNTRKWETPSEGYIKANWDAALHEDVKEMGIGVIVWDCEGEVLVSLLAKRSFNSKPVLAECLALYRAMVLCHELSLCNVIFEGDAQSVVKAVKSKEENWLWFGQVVDDIKELLKRRQDWKVAWVPREENGVAHQLAKFGFNYSNEIVMIEESPEFISGNVLFNKLYN from the coding sequence ATGAAGCAGGGAGAGTCTTCTATGAAGAGTGGTTTGGAAAAGTGTTGGAAGAAATTATGGAAATTGGAGGTACCAAGAAATGTGAAGAACTTCTTATGGAAGGCTTGCCAAGGTGTTTTGCCGACAAGACTGAATCTATATAAGAAACAGGCGGTAGACAGTCCTATCTATATGGTATGCAAGAAAGAGGCTGAATTAGAGGTACATGTGCTATGGAGGTGTGTGGCGGCAAATGACATATGGAATGATGCAGCAAGTCTAGTGCAGAAATGGAATGTAAATGAAATGGACTTTCTAGAGTTTTGGATAAGGTGTACTGAGACACTAAATGAGGTTACTCTTAGTTGGGTTGCTGTTATGTTGAGGAAAATATGGTTAAGAAGGAACAACTTTCTATTTGAAGGTAGAATGATTGAGCGAAAAAGACTTGTACTGGGAACTAATGAGTTAATGGAAGAGTATAAGACTGCACAGGCGAGAAAGCAAGAAGGTCAGCAAGGAGGGACTTCTACCAACAATACTAGGAAATGGGAAACACCATCAGAAGGTTACATTAAGGCCAATTGGGATGCGGCGCTACATGAAGATGTGAAGGAAATGGGTATTGGAGTTATTGTTTGGGATTGTGAAGGAGAAGTTTTGGTTTCCCTCCTTGCTAAAAGGAGTTTTAACTCTAAACCTGTATTAGCCGAATGCTTGGCATTATATAGAGCAATGGTTTTGTGCCATGAACTTAGCCTTTGCAATGTAATATTTGAAGGTGATGCACAAAGTGTGGTGAAGGCAGTAAAgagtaaagaagaaaattggCTTTGGTTTGGGCAAGTTGTGGATGATATCAAAGAATTACTTAAGAGAAGACAAGATTGGAAGGTTGCATGGGTACCGAGAGAAGAAAATGGTGTTGCACACCAATTAGCTAAGTTCGGTTTTAATTATAGCAATGAGATTGTAATGATCGAGGAGAGTCCTGAGTTTATCTCAGGTAATGTCTTGTTTAACAAACTCTATAATTGA